TACCTTCATGTTGCTGTTAATATTAATCTTCTATCAGGCCTTATCAACTATATTCTCTTTCTAATTCAGGGAGATTTCAGGAGTAAATGACTGTGGTATTATACTTAATGTGATAATTGAAGCAGATATCAGTTACATGCTCTCTTGTGTGCTTGCAAGTTAAAGTTACTCAGCTGCATCCAAATGTGGAACTTTTTGGAGTCTAGAGAATTGGCCAGAATTTTGTCTTTGCTACTCAAGAACCGTTCATTGATTCTTATGTCTTTGCTTTTCCATATTCAGTTGAAAGAtgtttatatgtaatttgtatgATTCTGAGAACAAATAAATTTGTGGAATACAATTCAGCTTTCAATCAACGAGCGGCATTAAAATGAATTTGATAGTACCACTGTATTCTATTTTCTATTGCAGATAAGAAACAATGGAAATGAATCCATAGTTCACTCGAAGTTATCAAATTTCACATCGTGTTTTATCCTCAGCCTATATATTGGTCAGATCGAACAGTATTTTCATCATGTAAAGGAGAtcgatgaattttttttaacgAGGGCTGGAACCCAATCTAGCTGAGGGGTTTGGCCCTCACACCCATATCATTAGTTTAAGATacaaagggggggggggggggggggggccttAATTAATTCCGTAACCCCATGAGATTTACATGAATCGATTCTCTTAGATATCGATGTAAAAGAGAGAAACTGTAAACTAAAATGCAAAGTACTCAAAATCTGAATAAGCAGTATTCCACTCTCCTACTTCCCTGGTATTTGGTTGCTCATCAATCATTAGATCTTCCAAAAAAGACATAGGCCAGCTTTCACCAAGCATAGCGTCACTCAAGTTCCCTCCATACACATTGGCTTCAGCTCCCATTTGCTGCATCGGATTTTCGTCTGGGTGAGACTGCAGGTCATCAGCTGCAATTGATGGTGCATCAAGTTGCTGCGCATGCTCCAGATTTTCTTCTCCTAGTTGAGGTTCAGATTCCAATTGTTGCAGTCCTGAATTCTCATCAACTAGCGAGGCAACATTTTCAGCATAAAATTCAGCTTCAAACCACTTTTCTAATTCAGCAAACTCCAAGGACGATGCTTCTTGATCAGCCTCGAATTGTTGCAGTCCTTTATTTTCATCCACTTGCAAGAAAAGTGGTTCAACTTCTAATGGTGTCGGTACTGCTTCTTGTGTAGCTTCTAATGATGGTGCTGACTGCAAGAATTGTTGGTCGCTTACCAAGAATTGTACTTGTTCAGCTTCCAATGATGGTGCTGGCACAATATCAGTGCATGGTAGAAGACGCTGCCGTTTCTCTTGCGGCTCCTCACTAACCGATTCAGGATCGATGTTATCTCCATCTTCGTCCTCGACATAATCTTCAAgcatctcctcttcttcttgcctttttctcttcttttccggTAGTACATCATTCTTCCTAAGTAAACAAAGAACGTATTCATTCTTGTAAACTTGTTTCCTTTGCAAGAGTTGTGACTTGTCAAGTTCAAACTCATACATGATCCAGCAACCATGATGCACAGAGCCCTTGTTCTTGTAGGTGTAGGTTTTCTTGAAACCAAGAAGAGTAGATGTTGGCTGCTGATTCTAATCAAGAAGATATATCTCCGGCTGCGTTCTGGCCTTTCCAAGTACCGCCACTCCCAACTGTTCGGCTTGTACGTGAGCTTCTtgcagtcttcttcttcttttgggtgAAGAAGTAGAGATCTTTGTTTCTCCTCAAGTCGTTGGCCCTTCTTGCTTCGAATCTTTCCCATATCTTCCAATCACCAGATCGATTTGATGTGAATCACTTCCGCCCGGCATGATTGATCTTGATGCCATCTAAGTAGCTCGTGTAATCTGAGCAATTGATGAAGGGATATTGCAGTTCAATGAGATGTGAGTAACGTGTGGCGCAAGGAAGAGAGTTAGGAAGAGAAAGAGCGAGGGAGCAGGTGATCATTATAAGACAACGTTGGGCAAATGTGTAAacaaattaatttatttatttcattttttttaatttctttcagCTATTTTTCTTtgcaaaattatttttatttggtGCTGCCTTTCCATTCACCTTGGAATACCAGATACTAGAGTATTGCACATCTTCCATGGGACAATAACCCCCATGTTGAGATTTCTGCATTGATCAAACTTCAAATGACTCTTGAGTTGGACATTCTTGTGGAACATGAGCTATTTTCAGCCAATCCTCACCACTGCCTTGTCTACATCTTTCCTCAAGTTCAGGACATTCTTGAATAGAGAGGTGCTGGAGTTTAGTGAGAAGTTTTAGACTTTGTGGCAACAGTTTCAAATTAGGACAATCCAAAATGGTCAAAGATCTGAGTGAAGCAAGCTTCTCAACCCACTCTGGCAAAGCTGTTAGATTCAGGCAGCTACTAATTTCCAAACATTGCAACGTCTTCACATTTTGAAACCCTTCTGGCAGAGAATCAAACCAAGGACAGCTCAAGATAGACAAAGTTCGAAGGGCTGAGAGGTGTTGCACACCCTGTGGGAAAGAACCAAGGTTTGGACAGTACAAAATGGTGAACCGATCAAGGAAAGCGAGTTTCCAAACTCGATGACAAAGAAGTCAGATTACTGCAGTTCTCAATGAACAAAATTTGAAGGGACCTCAAACCTCCAATTGCACCATCTGGCATCGAGATTATAGAGCTTCAAGGTTCTGCAAACTCTGTGGCAGAGAGGACAATTCATCACGCCAACGAATGGTCAATGATCTCAGTGCAGTGAGGTTTCCCATCTCCAAAGGCAGTGAACAAAGCTTGGGGCAAGATAAGACCTCCAGAGAAGACAGATTAGCTGATGCAGAAAGCCCTTGTGGTAGACAGCGCAGCTCTGGAAGTTTTTCTATAACAAGCACTGTCAGCAAAGCTAAACCTCCAATGAAGATTGAAGAtggattacaaatttacaatcccGCAGCTCCAAATGTCGAAGAGACAAACATAGTGGTATATGTGCTAACTTTGGGACACCTATTTATGGTTAACTTCCTCAAGCTCGGAAATGCATTTTCATTATTTGCACTTGACCAGATTTCCAAGTTGTTCAAGTCCAGCACACGCAGGTATATACAACTTAAAAACATTTTACTACTGTCTTTTGGAAGTCCATATTCTCCAATCAATAAGACATTTAGTAAATGTTCTACTTCAAAGAGAGCTTCTGGAATTGTAATTTCCCTGTATTTATAAATAATAGATGAGCGGCGAATTTGTGCTGGATTACTTGGTGGAAGACCTTGTTCAAGCATAACGGATTCATTTCCAGAAACATATCGAGCAAGATCATGAATGACATCATTCATTTTGTATCCAATTGTGCTACCACCATCACGTAATTCTACTTCTTGAAAGAAAGACATCCACAGCAAATCAGAAAAGTATTCATCACCAATGTCTTCTGGTCGCTTGCTACCTTCTTCTAGAATTAAGCCCTCTGCCATCCACAAGAGAACTAATTTATGCTTCTTGAATTCAAAATTTTTAGGAAATACGGAGCAGAATGCAAAGCATTGTCGAAGATGTGATGGCAGATGAAGATAACTCAACATAAGCGCTGGTAAAATTCTTTGTTTGCATCCATCTACTTCCCAAAGTTTACTATTTTGCATAAACAACCATTGCCGTTCTTCTCTTTTAAAGCGCATAACACTTCCCAAACTTTTGCCTGCTAATGGTACACCACCACATTTCTTCGCAATCTGCTTTCCAATCAGGCAGAGGTTGGGATagttctcttcttctcctcgtCCAAAAGCCTGTTGCTTGAACAAAGCCCAGCAGTCATCCTCAACCCTTCAAATAATATGGCGAAGTTGGAGAGTCCATCATGAATGAGACTTTTTTATTGCGGGGAGTGATAATGATTTTGCATCCATCAACTCCTTCTCTAAacaaagatcttagtttgtccCAGTCATCTTGATCTTCAGTCCAAACATCATCCAACACAATTAGATATCTTTTGTTGTGCAGCAAATGCCAAAGTCGAGATTGAAGTAAGTCACTCCGAGAACTTTCAATCTTCCCTTGTTACAGACTCAATAACTGACGtcatgatcttcttgatatTGAGATCATCCGAGACAAAAGTCCACATCCTAACATCAAAATGTTGGATTACCCGCTCATCATTATATGCCAACTGAGAAAGAGTCGTCTTAGCAATTCCTCCAATACCAATTATCGGAATACATTAAGCATATCCATCCTGATGACACTCAGAAGACAGCAACAGTTTCACTAACTTTAACTATGTACAAAAATGTCACAAGTACAGAGCCAGCTTGTCAGCAAGCAAAAATGAGAAGTATAGCAATAATGTTTTCACTGATTGAACATAACTCACACAGGGAGAAATGGACATATAAGCATGTTTTTTAAAGTACAAATGTATtgaatgggaaaaaaaaaaaaaaaaaagggaatacCATCAACAGTTCCAGTTGGCTTCATTTCATAATTAACATGATATGCAGAGTTACAGAACTTATCATGGTCCATTATGCAAATTGTAGATAAAGGGAAGCATTCTACGTATTCTGAAATTCTTAGAAAGTCACATACAGCATAAACCCCTTACTAGACTGCAATCAATTATCTATTTAGCAAAAATAATAATGATTGATACTACACCAAGAAACATCCACCATTTTTATAAGGACAAGGGCAGCTAACAAAACCGGTGACCTGCACTGGCCCCTATATTGAAATGGTAGGTACCATTTATAACTTCTTACATTTCCATTTCTTAAGTACAATTAGGTGCAGCACTCAATTCATGTGACTGAGCTCAGAGATATTCAAACCCCCTTCATATTCCTTCTTCATTAGCTAAGCTATGCTATTCATCACTTTGTTTCCCTTCTCATTGACATAAGAACCAGTTTATAAATTCAAGCATATCCGAAACTTTATATAAAGACTTCCTGAAGAATACTTGAGCTTTCTCGATCTCATTACATTATTCCCAAACACCTCAACAATGTCTCAGCCAGCTTACATTAATATGCTCAAATCAAAAGAGATTAGTCATACAAATGCTTTAATGTACAAAACAAATTCGTGTAAATGCTCAAGTCACGACTCACAAGTCAGAAATACATTAGGAAGATTTTGCaaagtaattgatgatatcCTCATACAAGGAAGAACAAAAGGATAATTATATGTACAAGGATCCCTGTTACATACAGTTTTATCAGTTGCAATGCGGAATGTTCCAGGGATTGAGACACCAGCACCGCCACCCATGGTAACGCCATTCAAGATAGCCACCTGCATGGATATCATCAGTGACATTGTCAAGAAAACCCAGCAGTAAATTTAGCGATACACTTGAGATTATTTTTACTTTCGCAATAACCCTTCCTCAACTCTTAGTGCCTTGCTTTAAGTAAAGCAATTCATCCTATCTAAGAACAGAACTCAACTTAATCCTAAGGCCATGTATCCAGACAGAAAGGGCTAACTTATAATAAACTGCGTTAACTTTTCTCAACCATCAGGTGTGAAACACAACACAATATAAGAGTGCAAGTAATGAagcacaagaaaagaaaaaggagccACAGATGCACTAGCACACTCATTTGAATAAAAGCCTTTGAGAAAGTCACTACAAAAGAAGCTCACAGCACTGTGAATAACACACAAGAATGAAGAGTACTCACATGTGGCTTTAAACATGTGCCCAGGAGATATATAAAAGGATACAATGCCCTAAAAAACTCCTTACAATCTTCCATTCTCCCTGCAAACAGTAAAGCAAATGCAGGGCTGtcacaaacaaagaaacagacTTTCCAATAAAAGAGTGGAGCCTATTATCAAAAATAAGTATATCTTTGGTGTACATCTCAGCTAACTGCATAAAGCCAATTTTCTTATATAAAAACATGCATGCCATAGAAATATGTTTATGAACTAGCTTACTGGAAGGGAAGAAATTGGCTATCTGGGTCTTAACAAAGTCAAACATATGACAGTTCTACCTTCGTTTATCAAATGATAGAGAGACACTACATCTCCACCCGCACAAAATGCCTTGCCACTGCCCTTCAAAAATTCAAACCAATTTATATAAGTTACCACTTGTGTAATCAAAACCAAGCAATATCAGCTTCAGCATGGGACAAAAGAATAGTAGCTCATATTAAAGAACCAAAATAGTGGGAAGCGGGGCgaaaaagaaacagaattaCCTTCAATGCAATAAAGCCCACATCCGGATTATCTTCCCAACTTCTGTACAGTTTCTGCAATCTAAGCCCCTATAAAATCACCACAGACCGCTCATAAATGGGTGTCATCCAAAATCCcaaaccaaacaaaagaaaCTAAATGCAGCAAACAACTAATCACCCGGATAATCAAATGTCAGAATAACAACTAAAATACCCAATTCTAGTAATTGGGTATCTGCCAGTTAGCCAAAAGCTCATATACCCACAAAAGCCAACCAAGCATTACATTATATAACAATTCAAATGTATCAaactaatgaaaaaaaatcacttGTGAAAGAAAAACACACACCATTGCAGTAGTGAGAGCATTGAGCACAGAAGGTCTGTTGAGAACTGCAGTTCTGGACCAAGCTTTGCCTTCAACCAATACCtgaaacagagagaaagagagagtctTTCACATAATTGAGCTCATATAACATTATCGTTAGGATTATACAAGAAAAGGGTGGTGAGAAATTGACTTGGTTATCAAGATCATCGTTGAGGGCAGTGTCCGGGAGAGAGCAGAGCCCTCTTCTGCTGCAATGGCGGAGGAAACGACAACTGTCAAGGCCGCCATGTCTGGCCAATACAGCTACCTTGAGCCTCTgcatcatttgctttcgaaattcTACTAAACGAGTAAAGGCCCGATGATTTATAGTGTCTGCTTGAGCCGTTCCAACTCCCTTTTAACTTTGTTTCCAACTTTAAATAACATATATTAATCTATTCTCTTTTTTATATTAAACTAGAAATTACAAATGTGGAATATTGGTTATCAGTGtgtgttctttattttttattttttttattttgagaaaaaaGATAATTTATTAATCCAAGAGGATACAACAACGGGGATGACACTATAAATCTCAACTACTCCAATTAGATAAGAGGACTCACTCATACCCTTAATATAGAACCAGCGATTACAAACACCATGAGCCAATAGGGGCTCAACTGTAACCTACAGACAAAACCTACCCCAGGAGTGTCGATACATCCTTACAACCAACCTCAAGAAGAGACAAACCTCTTCCGACACCATATACCAAAACTACCAATATGTGTAGAGGCGTCTCCCCATTACATTGACAGCAAGAAAATACTGAAATTTAAAAACAACTTGTCCCTGGATATGAAACCATAACAATGGCACAACCACTAAACCTAACCTAACCAAACAACCCTAACTCAAAAGAGTAGAAACTGATTAAAACCTAaaccacaccaaaaaaaaaaaaaaaaaacaaaataaaaccctaaGAGACTTAAGTCAACTGTAACATAAAAACGAAATAAAATACTAGAATAAACCAAATCAGGCCCCAACATGGGAGCCCGGTGCCCGAGCCCAATGATTTAGAAAAGCAGCAAGGAGAGTTAGtttagggtggtgctattcacacaccaattttctctattcacacacccctctacttttctattactttaagtcaatttatttttacaaattaccatAACTATCCTCTCTTACAATTctgattatttttttcttttttctatttggcaagtcaatcataaatcaattatcattttttttttacatatccAACTATTACGCATCTTCCTATTAAAATAAGAGAAATGTAAactttacaaattttttttttttttgaaacaggATGAGGGGAAGATCCCTAGTATCCCAGAATTTATTAAAGAATAGAAAAAGAGAACAAGGGAGGGGACATATAAAGCCAAGAATTCCCTAAAAAAAGATACCAActattgaaaacaaaatttcagAAGACCCAAACTGTCCTCATTACAAAGCGAAGCAATAAAAGGGGGAGCTATATTCCACCACACAAAACCATTATTCGACATACCATAGTTAGCCAATGCATCAGCAACATGGTTTCCTTCACGAAATATATGAGATGAACGAAAATTTATCTGAGAAATACTGAACAAACAGTTTTTCCATTCTACCTGCAGTTTGTCCTCATACGAGTAGGAGGTTGCAAAGTTTGTCCTCATACGAGTAGGAGGGGTAAGACGCCTGCTTTACTCCTTTGTTATCTGGGGTTCCAATATTTCATCTAACTTATTAAAGTTTCTCGTTTCTTATAGATTGGCAGTAAGCCATTTTCATATGCAGTCTGCAAATATGGAAAAATTTTGGGCACAGAAAAAAATGGAGTATAGTTGAAAATTAAATGAACGAGACTTACCTGAAGGGTTAAACAAATGCAGACACACGCATAATCAATAGTATGAAACTCTTAATATAATGTATTTTAGATAACTGTATTGAAAGAACACTCACccataaataaaagttcaaCTATTAGGATGAAAAGAACACTATACTTTGGATATTACTTCGGGTATATCACAAGTAGATCCTATGCAATAGTATCTCAAATGTTGCAAATAGCATCCAAAGAAAATACAATAGCACTTCAGTCGAAAGATTGTTGTCACGTAGCCACATAAACATAAACAGAACATAAATAGAAAGAGCACAATGTTGGTCAATGCAGAGTTTTATAATGGATATCAGTAGCCACATAAACTTTCTTGATTACTTCCTCATCGCTCAAAACTTAAATTCTTTGTGCAAAATCTAAAGATCATGGTCAAAATTCTGATGTTAGGAAAAAATTTGAATCATCAACCCTACATAAGATTTTAAGAACATTAGCTAATGACTTAGAAAAATAGTCTGCCTCATTAAAATTGTCAACGTTCATGAAGCACAAAGGTGCTCCTCATTTTAGTTAATATTTTAGTTGCCCTGCAAAACTAAATAAGAAAAAACACTCAATTTCCTTGATTACTTCCTCATCACTCAAAACTTAACTTGTCCATGCTAAATCTAAAATTGCTTGCTCTGTCATAAttgaacttcaaagcatcacaGTAGAGAGATGaaatgactatgctagagaagtttttgatggaaaagaaaagaatgaatcACAAAGAGTTTTGAAGTCTTCGGTGATCTGCGGGTAAGGGTTTAGAATTTGGCGATAATTGACTtgcaaaacagaagaagaaaaaaaatcataattgcaagggagggtaattaggataatttgtaaaaataaattgaattaaaataataaaaaaatagagggggtgtgtgaatagagaaaatgagtgtgtgaatagcaccacccttagTTTATTACCCTGATTTTTTGGAATAAAAtcactttatttttttaatagattTCATATCGATGTATTATTAAACTCAAGCTAGAATGAGTCATCACATATATATCCTCCTCCTACCGATATGGAGTATCGGTAGACAAAAAGTTTGTGGTGGTGCTACAACGATATATAGAGTATGTTCACTTATTCAACAGTTCCATAGAATTCATACTCACTAAAAgcaagtctataaataatattaACACCACAACATAGTAAGAGGAATGCTAACAACATTTTCCATCTGCCTTCCCCTTCCAACATTTTCCACTTATTGTCTGCCAAGTGTCTTGTAACTTTACTCAATCATATAAACTTAATGCTgtgaaaataaattttattttcttcccaATTTGCCCAAAATAATGCaataatttatttttccttattttctttcttttctctctcttgctTCACTCCTtcgtctctttctttctttctttttttattttattttttatttttacttttcctTTTGATTGCAAAACCAGAAATACTTcacacacaaaaaataaaaaaacccaaaaaatactAATATCATCATATAAATCTACAAAATAAAACCAACCCAGAAATTCATTAGGAAAAATTTAGCTCGTTAAACCCTTAAATTCTAATTTAGCTTATTAGCTGAAAAATTTTCATCTTGTGGAAATTGTATTGTCTGAGTTTCAATCGGaggaacgagagagagagagagagagagagagagagagagagggcaatGTGAACAAAGACATCGAGTGGGAAAATGTTGACAAGCGTATTATAGGAATTTAGgacatgtttacttacttggaatgggagaGAATGATTATGAGGTAAATTTATTCCtgcatttactaacacatgaaggaatcagaatgggtGTAGGTCCCATCTTtttataaggaatcgattcctgaatactcaggaatttgatatCGAAgggggggggagatgggtttaggaatcaactcctccggaatcaataccgatttctttcttctctcattccagttgtctccgattcatgattatttccattccaagtaagtaaacgtgtcattaTCCATTCTGTCTCTTGCCACGTCATCACTTGACGGATAATTTGGATGGAGTGTGAAggattggacacggctgataaaaattgaaagtgtagggataatcttgatgaaattaggaAAAGGGAGACTAACATGATATTAACTTAAAGTTGGAGAAAAATTAATCTATAATGTTTCATGTACTATATATACGGATTGTGAAGAACACTCATAAATGCTTCATGCCTGCCTTAATAAAGATCAATCACTCGGTGTTAGATGAAATGTTATAATTGGACCAAGATTAGTTGATATATCAAACCAAATGACCAAAATTAGATATTTTTAAACCACATGAGCAAACACAATCATGACCGCAAACCACGGGGACCATTTATAACATTTGCCCTTCATTTTTCTGTACAAAATTGCTCCCAAACCTTATAGTGGATATACAATGAATTGCCCAACTCAATTAGGTAAGCGGCCTAACCAATTGCTTTAATACTCTTGTCAATTACCTCACGTTACAGAGACCAAAAAATTATTGTAACGACTTTGGCATTTATTATGGTGAGGCTATTACTGGTATACAAATTAGTTGGACcaacattagttgatatatcaAACTAAATGACCGAAATTAGATCTTTTTAAACCACAGGGGGAAACAGTGTCATGACCCTAAACCATGGGAACCATTTATAACATTTGCGCTTCATTTTCTTTGTACGAAATTGCTCCCAAACCTAATAGTAGATATACAATTAATCGCCCAACTTAATTAGGAAAGCCGCCTAACTAATTGCTTTAATACTCTTGTCAATTACCTCATGCTACTGAGACCAAAAATTATTGTAAAAGTTTTGGCATTTCTTATGGTGAGGCTATTATTGGTACAAATTTGTCACCATGCTATGCATATATTTTATCTCCGTCTTTACTctgaaataaaaataacaaaattcaaaCAATTTTCCACAAGCGAATTAGCATTTGGTCAAGTAGATCAAACAattgtcattttttttaatctccTACTTTCTGATAAATAAATCAAAACAAACAATGAGCCAGTCTTGGTCATTACATGTAATGCACACCTATGTAATCACTTGAAATGTTTAATACATTTGTAATGTTTTCAGTAGACGTATCAATCTTGAgcatatgcaaaaaaaaaaaattataaaaaaaaaaaacaagtttaaTTTTTACATTGCATGTGATGCACATCTATGTAATGTTTCGTCAAGAACTTTTAATATAAACTaagaaaaaaattgcaattgTTGGCACATGGTGCATATTGTGATTATGAGCATGACACTGTTAGTATTGCAACCTACAACCATTTTTTACATTAGTGTTCTATATAAGATGAGTTAGATGACCACAACAgttcaatattatgtagtaattGTTTGAAccccaaaattaacattttccCGACAAGGACGTCTTGAAAGAATCAGGGTCAATATCAGTGGTCCAagctatatatttttgataagttcaaaatatattatttcgtgaatttagaggctaaataaagtcTACTTAGAGATCAAGCAATCTTGAAGCAAATCTAGATATTCATTGATTTACtagtaattatcaaatatttaatGGTGATTTATTTGCTTGATTACCAAGATTGTGAAAGAGCGAAAGGATTATGCAAGCTGCACTTATGGTTTAAGACGTGAGGCATgcaaatctatactattattaagagaagagagtttgttagCTAACACagaaaaattttaccaaaatatccttcaaatattaaaaaatatttgaaatgaaatatttgagaaaggcAAAATGGCCgattcacaaataaaagaaaaacaaaagaaatttaacaaaaagaaaatcaaaaatcaaaaatcaaaaacaaaatatgtgcagcaattttctccacattctaTGGAATAACTTCCTACATAATTATCCACACCTATAGGGTGTGTTTAGAGTATAGTATTCATAGATTCCATGCAATTAAGGAATGGCGAAACATGTGAAAGAAAGTAATCACATATATAGGCAGCCTCCTCTGCATGGTGGGCCATCAACATATTCGCTACCAATAATCAAGGTTGCCCATTCTGAAGATCCTAGAAGGAGCCTAgaggggggtgaataggctcacaaccaatttttttcgttcaaaactttctcagggattgcaactgggtgatcaatcctgagtgctgatattgaacagaatatattgaacaatcaagcaaaccaactaaagcatTAAAGAACACAGATTTTTGTTAACGCAGTAAACACCCTATCGAGGGAAAACATATGCGTGGCCTTTAactcttgaaagaccaaaaccaattcacTATGAAACCAAATTACAAGATTACAACACAGTGATTGCACTGAACTCGGCAACCATTCTAGACTGACTCACTAGACTGTTTGTACTTAACTCTTGCTAATTGTTTACACAAGTGAACAACTCAGAAATCTCAGCTATGAAACAAGCTATGAACGCAGCAAGTTCTTCTTggagatttcacctttgaagTTTGCAATACCCAAATGACCTCATGGGATGCAAGATATGATATGTATGAATGATTGAatggtttgttgtttttcaaattgttttcaacatggaacaagacactttgaaaaacagaaaaccaaagagatagaACTTTAAACAACAAAGGGattgaaaacccaaatatttTCAATGCTTGAGAATGAACAGAGAAccgatatatatataggaggaagAGAAAGCACAGTTCACTCAAAGAACCCTTAAACTCAATTGGAGAAGGTAAACCCATACCCATAATTTTAGATTGCCCATGTAAACCCATgctcctaatttcaattgggAATACCAATTCAAGAAACTAAAACACTCAAGCTCCATAATCAAAACTGACATAGGAATGGAACCCATGAAAAACCATTGGGTTTGAGAAAGAGATGCCATGCATGAGCTTACTTGAGCCATGGGAAGAGGGGTCTTCTTTTGATCTGCAAGGTTGAAGCTTGATCTTGGACAAGACAACAAGGTGAGATGGGATGGGGAAGCACATCAACAAGGCAGCAAAGCAGCAAATTGATGAGGTAGCAAGTT
This portion of the Rosa chinensis cultivar Old Blush chromosome 1, RchiOBHm-V2, whole genome shotgun sequence genome encodes:
- the LOC112175684 gene encoding 3-hydroxyisobutyryl-CoA hydrolase-like protein 1, mitochondrial isoform X2, whose translation is MMQRLKVAVLARHGGLDSCRFLRHCSRRGLCSLPDTALNDDLDNQVLVEGKAWSRTAVLNRPSVLNALTTAMGLRLQKLYRSWEDNPDVGFIALKGSGKAFCAGGDVVSLYHLINEGRMEDCKEFFRALYPFIYLLGTCLKPHVAILNGVTMGGGAGVSIPGTFRIATDKTDGYA
- the LOC112175684 gene encoding 3-hydroxyisobutyryl-CoA hydrolase-like protein 1, mitochondrial isoform X1: MMQRLKVAVLARHGGLDSCRFLRHCSRRGLCSLPDTALNDDLDNQVLVEGKAWSRTAVLNRPSVLNALTTAMGLRLQKLYRSWEDNPDVGFIALKGSGKAFCAGGDVVSLYHLINEGRMEDCKEFFRALYPFIYLLGTCLKPHVAILNGVTMGGGAGVSIPGTFRIATDKTVCNRDPCTYNYPFVLPCMRISSITLQNLPNVFLTCES